The following proteins are co-located in the Apium graveolens cultivar Ventura chromosome 5, ASM990537v1, whole genome shotgun sequence genome:
- the LOC141723577 gene encoding DNA-(apurinic or apyrimidinic site) endonuclease 2 isoform X1, whose translation MKIVTYNVNGLRPRIQQFGSLLKLLSSLDADIICFQETKLAKHDLRADMVWADGYESFFSCTRARIGYSGVATFCRVKSAFSSGEVALPVDAEEGFTGLLENSRGFGDRKDDCCSIVEGLEEFSKDELLKVDSEGRCIITDHGHFVLFNIYGPCADPDDVERIQFKHNFFKILKKRWDALLGQGRRLIVVGDINIAPATIDRCDAKPDFEKNKFREWFRSLLIENGGPFTDVFRAKHPERKEAYTCWSTSSGAEIFNFGSRIDHILSAGECLHEHSSEGHDFLTCHVRECEILTQFKRWQSGKTTGRWKGGAGIKLKGSDHAPVCMSLDEIPIISQHNTPLLSTRYCPQVEGCQQTLVSMLARRQTAEQIKSNGQFDSSLVTETVQRCKVSMKRSSDDHAVLDFSLDGVVNSPHMKQGETDSELVECPRSSPSESSWSKMLCLSSSPVKPVPRVQSKKKPKQCQGSQLSLRSFFQKSSNSIDGISQPGISDNSGDLLNSDQISSGDSMKYDETNTKTPINISIQDHAAAYSLCSTVEEKRNVAVAEWQRIQEVMQNSIPLCKGHNEPCVARIVRKAGPNLGRKFFVCARAEGPASNPEANCNYFKWAASKSKHKERGQ comes from the exons ATGAAGATAGTAACTTACAACGTTAACGGCTTGAGACCTCGTATTCAACAGTTCGGTTCTCTTCTCAAATTACTTTCTTCTCTCGATGCTGATATCATCTGCTTTCAG GAGACAAAACTAGCAAAACATGATCTGAGAGCAGATATGGTGTGGGCAGATGGATATGAATCTTTCTTTTCTTGCACCAGAGCTCGTATTGGATATTCCG GTGTTGCGACATTTTGCCGAGTAAAGTCTGCTTTTTCCAGCGGCGAAGTAGCTTTGCCGGTTGATGCAGAGGAAGGATTTACGGGTTTGCTTGAGAATTCTCGAGGGTTTGGAGATAGAAAAGATGATTGTTGTTCTATTGTTGAAGGGCTAGAAGAGTTTTCCAAGGATGAGCTTCTTAAAGTTGATAGTGAGGGTCGCTGCATTATCACTGATCATGGGCATTTTG TTTTATTCAACATATATGGGCCTTGTGCTGATCCTGATGATGTTGAAAGAATCCAATTTAAGCATAATTTTTTCAAGATCTTAAAG AAAAGATGGGATGCACTCCTTGGTCAAGGTAGAAGGCTGATTGTTGTCGGTGATATTAACATTGCCCCTGCTACTATAGATCGTTGTGATGCAAAGCCAGATTTTGAGAAAAATAA GTTTAGAGAATGGTTTAGATCTTTGCTCATAGAAAATGGAGGGCCATTTACTGATGTATTTCGAGCAAAACATCCTGAAAG GAAAGAAGCATATACTTGCTGGTCGACAAGTTCGGGTGCTGAGATTTTTAATTTTGGATCAAGAATTGACCATATTCTCAGTGCTGGAGAATGCCTACATGAGCATAGTTCGGAAGGCCATGACTTTTTAACTTGCCATGTCAGGGAGTGTGAGATATTGACACAATTTAAAAGGTGGCAATCGGGAAAAACAACAGG CAGGTGGAAAGGAGGGGCAGGTATAAAATTGAAGGGGTCTGACCATGCTCCTGTCTGTATGAGCCTCGATGAGATCCCGATTATATCGCAGCACAATACTCCCCTGTTATCTACAAGATATTGTCCTCAGGTCGAAGGGTGTCAGCAAACTCTTG TATCGATGCTAGCAAGAAGGCAAACAGCTGAGCAAATAAAAAGCAATGGACAGTTTGATTCATCCCTTGTCACAGAGACTGTTCAAAGGTGTAAGGTGAGCATGAAAAGATCATCTGATGACCATGCTGTACTAGACTTTTCTCTTGACGGGGTGGTCAATTCTCCCCATATGAAACAAGGAGAAACTGATTCAGAATTGGTTGAGTGCCCCCGAAGTTCCCCTAGTGAATCTTCTTGGAGCAAGATGCTTTGTTTAAGCAGCAGTCCTGTCAAACCAGTTCCCCGTGTACAAAGCAAAAAGAAACCAAAACAATGTCAGGGGTCCCAGCTTTCACTTCGGTCGTTTTTCCAGAAGAGTTCAAATTCTATTGATGGCATAAGCCAACCTGGTATATCTGATAATTCAGGAGATCTTTTGAATTCTGACCAAATATCCAGTGGAGATTCCATGAAGTATGATGAAACGAACACTAAAACACCTATAAATATATCAATTCAAGATCATGCTGCAGCATATTCATTATGTTCTACAGTAGAGGAGAAAAGAAATGTTGCTGTAGCTGAATGGCAAAGGATTCAAGAAGTTATGCAAAACAGTATACCTCTGTGTAAAGGCCATAATGAACCTTGTGTCGCTCGAATTGTCAGGAAAGCTGGTCCTAACCTGGGTCGTAAATTCTTTGTCTGTGCTCGTGCTGAG GGGCCTGCATCGAATCCGGAAGCCAATTGTAATTACTTCAAATGGGCCGCTTCAAAGTCTAAACACAAAGAAAGAGGACAGTGA
- the LOC141659880 gene encoding uncharacterized protein LOC141659880: protein MTSTSLLTSQSLISPLSSPFKFSGDQSQLPATNLRFSQPRVVSSATSSAEKTRSYDINNTLNSANNALSLYQVLGIPMGATVVEIKSAYRRLARTYHPDVATVKSSAVDEFIKIKSAYSTLSDPEKRADYDRMIFRRHRSVLSAQEPVYSRFRSSGYTTRNWESDQCW, encoded by the coding sequence ATGACATCTACTTCTCTTCTGACCTCTCAATCTCTCATCTCTCCTCTCTCCTCACCGTTCAAATTCTCCGGCGACCAGTCACAACTTCCGGCAACAAATCTCCGGTTCTCTCAGCCACGTGTCGTCTCCTCAGCTACTTCATCTGCTGAAAAGACCAGATCATACGACATCAACAACACACTAAACTCGGCTAATAACGCACTTTCTCTCTATCAAGTTCTAGGTATTCCGATGGGAGCTACCGTCGTTGAAATCAAGTCGGCGTATAGGAGATTAGCGAGGACTTATCATCCTGATGTTGCGACGGTGAAAAGCTCGGCAGTTGACGAGTTTATAAAGATTAAATCGGCGTATTCGACGCTCTCTGATCCGGAGAAACGTGCTGATTATGATCGGATGATTTTCCGGCGACATCGATCGGTTCTGTCGGCGCAAGAGCCGGTGTATTCTAGGTTTAGAAGTAGTGGTTATACGACTCGGAATTGGGAGTCAGATCAGTGCTGGTAG
- the LOC141723577 gene encoding DNA-(apurinic or apyrimidinic site) endonuclease 2 isoform X2, with amino-acid sequence MKIVTYNVNGLRPRIQQFGSLLKLLSSLDADIICFQETKLAKHDLRADMVWADGYESFFSCTRARIGYSGVATFCRVKSAFSSGEVALPVDAEEGFTGLLENSRGFGDRKDDCCSIVEGLEEFSKDELLKVDSEGRCIITDHGHFVLFNIYGPCADPDDVERIQFKHNFFKILKKRWDALLGQGRRLIVVGDINIAPATIDRCDAKPDFEKNKFREWFRSLLIENGGPFTDVFRAKHPERKEAYTCWSTSSGAEIFNFGSRIDHILSAGECLHEHSSEGHDFLTCHVRECEILTQFKRWQSGKTTGWKGGAGIKLKGSDHAPVCMSLDEIPIISQHNTPLLSTRYCPQVEGCQQTLVSMLARRQTAEQIKSNGQFDSSLVTETVQRCKVSMKRSSDDHAVLDFSLDGVVNSPHMKQGETDSELVECPRSSPSESSWSKMLCLSSSPVKPVPRVQSKKKPKQCQGSQLSLRSFFQKSSNSIDGISQPGISDNSGDLLNSDQISSGDSMKYDETNTKTPINISIQDHAAAYSLCSTVEEKRNVAVAEWQRIQEVMQNSIPLCKGHNEPCVARIVRKAGPNLGRKFFVCARAEGPASNPEANCNYFKWAASKSKHKERGQ; translated from the exons ATGAAGATAGTAACTTACAACGTTAACGGCTTGAGACCTCGTATTCAACAGTTCGGTTCTCTTCTCAAATTACTTTCTTCTCTCGATGCTGATATCATCTGCTTTCAG GAGACAAAACTAGCAAAACATGATCTGAGAGCAGATATGGTGTGGGCAGATGGATATGAATCTTTCTTTTCTTGCACCAGAGCTCGTATTGGATATTCCG GTGTTGCGACATTTTGCCGAGTAAAGTCTGCTTTTTCCAGCGGCGAAGTAGCTTTGCCGGTTGATGCAGAGGAAGGATTTACGGGTTTGCTTGAGAATTCTCGAGGGTTTGGAGATAGAAAAGATGATTGTTGTTCTATTGTTGAAGGGCTAGAAGAGTTTTCCAAGGATGAGCTTCTTAAAGTTGATAGTGAGGGTCGCTGCATTATCACTGATCATGGGCATTTTG TTTTATTCAACATATATGGGCCTTGTGCTGATCCTGATGATGTTGAAAGAATCCAATTTAAGCATAATTTTTTCAAGATCTTAAAG AAAAGATGGGATGCACTCCTTGGTCAAGGTAGAAGGCTGATTGTTGTCGGTGATATTAACATTGCCCCTGCTACTATAGATCGTTGTGATGCAAAGCCAGATTTTGAGAAAAATAA GTTTAGAGAATGGTTTAGATCTTTGCTCATAGAAAATGGAGGGCCATTTACTGATGTATTTCGAGCAAAACATCCTGAAAG GAAAGAAGCATATACTTGCTGGTCGACAAGTTCGGGTGCTGAGATTTTTAATTTTGGATCAAGAATTGACCATATTCTCAGTGCTGGAGAATGCCTACATGAGCATAGTTCGGAAGGCCATGACTTTTTAACTTGCCATGTCAGGGAGTGTGAGATATTGACACAATTTAAAAGGTGGCAATCGGGAAAAACAACAGG GTGGAAAGGAGGGGCAGGTATAAAATTGAAGGGGTCTGACCATGCTCCTGTCTGTATGAGCCTCGATGAGATCCCGATTATATCGCAGCACAATACTCCCCTGTTATCTACAAGATATTGTCCTCAGGTCGAAGGGTGTCAGCAAACTCTTG TATCGATGCTAGCAAGAAGGCAAACAGCTGAGCAAATAAAAAGCAATGGACAGTTTGATTCATCCCTTGTCACAGAGACTGTTCAAAGGTGTAAGGTGAGCATGAAAAGATCATCTGATGACCATGCTGTACTAGACTTTTCTCTTGACGGGGTGGTCAATTCTCCCCATATGAAACAAGGAGAAACTGATTCAGAATTGGTTGAGTGCCCCCGAAGTTCCCCTAGTGAATCTTCTTGGAGCAAGATGCTTTGTTTAAGCAGCAGTCCTGTCAAACCAGTTCCCCGTGTACAAAGCAAAAAGAAACCAAAACAATGTCAGGGGTCCCAGCTTTCACTTCGGTCGTTTTTCCAGAAGAGTTCAAATTCTATTGATGGCATAAGCCAACCTGGTATATCTGATAATTCAGGAGATCTTTTGAATTCTGACCAAATATCCAGTGGAGATTCCATGAAGTATGATGAAACGAACACTAAAACACCTATAAATATATCAATTCAAGATCATGCTGCAGCATATTCATTATGTTCTACAGTAGAGGAGAAAAGAAATGTTGCTGTAGCTGAATGGCAAAGGATTCAAGAAGTTATGCAAAACAGTATACCTCTGTGTAAAGGCCATAATGAACCTTGTGTCGCTCGAATTGTCAGGAAAGCTGGTCCTAACCTGGGTCGTAAATTCTTTGTCTGTGCTCGTGCTGAG GGGCCTGCATCGAATCCGGAAGCCAATTGTAATTACTTCAAATGGGCCGCTTCAAAGTCTAAACACAAAGAAAGAGGACAGTGA